CTCGGTGGTGCGCCGGGACTACCAGGTGCACCCGGGATCGGTCTGCGTCCTGGCACTGGACGACGAGGGCGGCGTACTGGTCCTGCGCCAGTACCGGCACCCCGTACGGCACAAGCTGTGGGAGCTCCCGGCCGGGCTGCTCGACGTACCCGGTGAGAACCCGCTGCACGCGGCCCAGCGGGAGCTGTACGAGGAGGCCCACGTCAAGGCGGAGGACTGGCGGGTGCTCGCGGACTTCTTCGCGTCCCCCGGCGGGTCGGACGAGGCGATCCGGATCTTCCTGGCCCGTGGGCTCTCCGAGGCGGAGGGGGAGCGGTACGAGGTCTCCGAGGAGGAGGCGGACATGGAGATCGCCCGTGTTCCGCTCGCCGACCTGGTCCGCGGGGTCCTGGAAGGCCGGTTGGGGAACCCGGGCCTGGTGACGGGGGCGCTGGCGCTGTCCGCCGCGCTCGCCGCACCGGGCGGTCTCGACGCCCTCCGCCCGCCCCAGTCCCCCTGGCCGTCCCGCCCGTACGAGGCGTAGCGGTAACGGGCCGCCGCCTCTCGGGCGTGGTGTGACCATCTGTTGATCCGATTGGGCGATGTGTCCGCCGCGCTCCACACGGGTCGTCGCTCTGCGTGAACTACGCTCGCAACCCGAAGGCAGGGAGAGGAGCGGATCCGTGACGGATTTCGTCGGGCGGCGGCGTGAGCTCAAGGAGCTGCGCGAGGACATCGCACGGACCGGGCTCGACACCCTCTCGGGCCGCAAGGCCAAGTCTCCCAGGGCGCGCGTGCTGCTCGTCGCCGGCCGGCCGGGGTCGGGCCGCACCGCCCTCGCCGAGGCGTTCGTCCGCGAAGTCGCCGAGGACTACCCCGACGGGGTCATCAAGGTACGCCTCACCGCCCCCGGCGGGGAGAGCGTCGCCACCGAGCGGGCCATCCGGACCCTGCTGGAGGGGCTGGGGGAGGCCACGCCCCCCGGCGCCGCCGAGGACGAGCTCAGCTCCGCCCTGCGCACCGCCCTCGCCGGCCGGCGGATGATCCTGCTCGTCGACGACGCCGCCGACCCGTACCAGGTCGACGCCCTGCTGCCGGACACCCCCGAATGCCTCGTCGTCATCACCGCCGAAGGACCCCTCACCGGCATTCCGGATGTCCGCCCCTGCACCCTCGGCGGGCTCGACACCCCCTCCGGGGTCCAGCTGCTCGCGCAGCGCATCGGGGACACCCGGATCGCCGTCGACCCCCGCGCCGCCGAGGACCTCGCCGAGGAGTGCGGGGGCCAGCCCGCCGCGCTGGCCCTGGTCGGCGGCTGGCTCGCCGCGCACCCCAAGGCCGCCGTCTCCGACGTGGCCAAGCAGCTCCACGACATGCCCCCCGGCACCAGCGGCCCGCTCGGCCGCGGCTTCCGGCTCGTCTACGAGTCCCTGCCGCAGCCCGCCCAGCGCACCCTCCGGTTGCTGCCGCTCGCCCCCGCCGGGATCGTCGACTCGCACACCGCCTCCGCCCTCGCCGGCTGCTCCGTGGCCGCCGCCCAGTCCACCCTGGAGGACTTCGTCGGGCTGGGCCTCGTCCGCCATGCCGCGGGCGGGCTCTTCCTGCTGCCCGGCTGCCTCGCCCCGCTGCTCCGGGCCCTGCTGGAGACCAAGGAACGCGCCGCCGAGGTCCAGCTGGCCCGGGCCCGGATGCTGGAGCGCACCGTACGCCTGCTGCACTCCTGCCGGGTCATGGCCGAGACCGACGAGGGTGACGTGCGGGAGAAGCTGGACGGGCTGCCGCGCGCCCTGCGGTTCCCCGACCGGCGGGCCGCCGCCACCTGGCTCGACACCCGGCTGCCCGCGCTGACCGCCGCCGCCGCCCTGGCCGTGGCCGACGGCGGGCTCGACACCCTGGCCCGCCGGCTGGTCTCAGCCCTCGTACGGGCCCTCGCGGAGCACCGCGGCACCGCCGCGGCCGCCCCCGAGCTGTACGGGCTGCACCGCCTGGTCCTGGACGTGGCCGAGCGCCGCAACCTGCACCGGGAGCAGGCCGCGGCCCTGCTGAACCTGGCCGACCTGGACGCCGAGACGGGCCGCACCCAGGAGGCGCTGGAGCGCTACCGGGCCGCGCTGGACGCGGGACGGGCGGCGAACGACCCGTACGCGACCGGCCGCGCGATGGAATCCGTAGGCGGCGCCTACCAGGAGCTCGCGGACTGGCACCGGGCCGCCGACTGGTTCGGCCGGGCCCTGTCCCAGGCCCTCGCGCGCGGGGAGCGGGCGGACGAGGCCCGGCTGTACGGACGGCTCGGCAACGTGCACATGTACGCGGGCCGCTACGGGGACGCGCTGCGCAGCTGGCGGACCGCCGCCGCGGGGTACCGAAAACTGGCCGATGTTCCGGGCCAGGCAAAGGCGTTGAGCGAGATGGCGCGAATCCAGGAGTACGCCGGACGGCCCGAGGAATCGCTGCACACCTGCCGCGAGGCGGTGGAGCTCGCGCGCAAGGCCGGAGACCTGCGGCTTCAGGCCGCGCTCCAGGTGCGCCTCGCCGACACCCTCGACCGGCTGGGCGACCCGGCCGCTGCAAGGCTGCACCGCTCGGCAGCCGACAGATTGCTGGGAGACGACCCCGCAGCCTGCGAAATCCGTAGTGGTTCCGACTGAGATTATTGGTTTGCAAGGCTAGACAGCGCGTCGTCCTTCATTAGACTGGCTTCACCACGACATCCCGTGGTGCATCCCGTTGCGCGTTCTTGTGGGCGGGTATGTATGGAAGTGCCCCGAAAAATCCCCTGAGCCAAGGACCGTGATCGACGATGAAGGTCGGCATCCCCCGCGAGGTCAAGAACAACGAGTTCCGGGTCGCCATCACGCCTGCCGGCGTGCATGAGCTGGTCCGTAACGGCCACCAGGTCTTCATCGAGCAGAACGCCGGTGTCGGCTCCTCGATCACGGACGCGGAGTACGTCGCCGCCGGCGCCGAGATCCTCGGCACCGCCGACGAGGTCTGGGCCACCGCCGACCTGCTGCTGAAGGTCAAGGAGCCCATCGCCGAGGAGTACCACCGCCTCCGCAAGGACCAGACCCTCTTCACCTACCTGCACCTGGCGGCCTCCCGCGAGTGCACGGACGCCCTCCTGGAGTCCGGCACCACCGCCATCGCGTACGAGACGGTCGAGCTCGCCAACCGCGCGCTCCCGCTGCTCGCCCCGATGTCCGAGGTCGCGGGCCGCCTGGCCCCGCAGGTCGGCGCCTACCACCTGATGCGCTCGGCCGGCGGCCGCGGCGTGCTCCCCGGCGGTGTCCCCGGCACCCACGCCGGCGAGTGCGTGGTCATCGGCGGCGGCGTCTCCGGCTGGAACGCCGCGCAGATCGCCATCGGCATGGGCTTCCACGTGACCCTGCTCGACAGGGACATCAACAAGCTCCGCGAGGCCGACAAGATCTTCGGCACGAAGATCAAGACGATCGTCTCCAACGCCTACGAGCTGGAGAAGGCCGTCGTCGAGGCCGACCTCGTCATCGGCGCGGTGCTGATCCCGGGTGCGAAGGCCCCGAAGCTGGTCACCAACGAGCTCGTCGCCAAGATGAAGCCCGGAAGTGTCCTTGTCGACATTGCGATCGACCAGGGCGGCTGCTTCGAGGACTCCCGTCCGACCACCCACGCCGAGCCGACCTTCCAGGTCCACAACTCGGTCTTCTACTGCGTCGCCAACATGCCGGGCGCGGTGCCGAACACCTCCACCTACGCGCTGACCAACGCCACGCTGCCCTACATCGTGCAGCTCGCGAACCTCGGCTGGGTCGAGGCGCTGCGTCGCGACCCCGCGCTCGGCCTGGGCCTCAACACCCATGACGGCCAGGTCGTTTACGGTCCGGTCGCCGAGGCCCACGGCCTCGAGACCCTCGAGCTGAGCACGCTGCTCGGCTGATCGGTCAGACCCCGTCAACGACTGACGTCAATCTCACGTATCCGGCCGGACCTTGCCCGCAAGGTTCGGCCGGACGCGTTTGCGAGGGGCGAACGGGCGCGGTTCAACTCGCCTCGAACGTAACCCTTTAACCCTTTCGCACACCCGCGAAACTTCGCAGCGACAGCCCGGACGCCCTTGACAGAGTGGTGTTCGGTTGCCGACACATCGTTGCCGGTCCGACGGATTGTGTTGCCGCTGAGTGGTGACACGCCATAGAGTCGCCAACCGTCGGCATGGTGCCACGCTGACCTATCGATAAGTGTCCTGGTCACGTCCGAGGAGGTAAGACGACTTGTGAATGAGTCGACATTTGCTCCCGGAGGTGGTCGCGCAGGGACGCGCTCCCAGCGCCCTGCAGGCGCGGAGGTACCCCCGGACCGGGGCCAAGGACCCGCCGGACTCGAAGCGGTCGGCTCCGTCGCAGTACGCACCTTCGCAAACCACCAGCACATGACGACGCCCCGAAAGAGCATGGACGGCCTAGACGTGAACTCCAGGGCCGGCGACCTGAGCGGCGAAAAGCCCGCGGGTTTCGCCGACTACGAAAATGTGCCCGAGGGGCACTTCTACGACCCGGACGCGGAGTACGAGCCCGACCCCGAGTACGCGGCCACCCTCGCTCCCGACGCTGCCCGTCAGCGCCGTGAGCGGATCGGCCCGACCGGACGGCCGCTGCCGTACTTCCCGATCCCGGGTCCGCTGACCGATCACGGTCCGGCGAAGATCATCGCGATGTGCAACCAGAAGGGCGGCGTGGGCAAGACCACGTCGACCATCAACCTGGGCGCCGCACTCGCCGAGTACGGGCGCCGCGTGCTGCTCGTCGACTTCGACCCGCAGGGCGCGCTGTCCGTGGGCCTCGGCGTGAACCCGATGGAACTCGACCTGACGGTCTACAACCTGCTCATGGAGCGGGGCATGTCGGCCGACGAGGTGCTGCTCAAGACCGCGGTTCCGAACATGGACCTGCTGCCGAGCAACATCGACCTGTCCGCTGCGGAAGTGCAGTTGGTCAGCGAGGTCGCGAGAGAGTCGACGCTGCAGCGGGCGCTGAGGCCCCTGATGGCCGACTACGACTACATCGTGATCGACTGTCAGCCCTCGCTCGGTCTGCTGACCGTGAACGCCCTGACGGCGGCTCACAAGGTCATCGTGCCGCTGGAGTGCGAGTTCTTCGCGCTGCGCGGTGTGGCGCTGCTGACCGAGACCATCGAGAAGGTGCAGGAGCGGCTCAACCCCGACCTGGAGCTCGACGGCATCCTCGCCACGATGTACGACTCCCGTACGGTGCACAGCCGTGAGGTGCTGGCGCGCGTCGTCGAGGCGTTCGACGACCACGTCTACCACACGGTCATCGGCCGGACGGTGCGCTTCCCGGAGACCACGGTCGCCGGCGAGCCGATCACCACGTACGCCTCCAACTCCGTCGGGGCCGCCGCCTATCGCCAGCTGGCCAGGGAGGTGCTCGCCCGGTGTCCCGCCGAGTGAGTCTGCCCGGAGCCGACGAACTGTTCCGTACGACCGGGGGGATGGCGCTGCAGTCGTCCTCTCCGAGGCGGGGCCCGGAGGAGACACCCGCCGGGGAGCATACGGCGGCTTCGGCGGAGGGCACGGCGGGGGAGGGTCGCAGCCGGGAGGCCGCGGCCGGTACGGAGCCGGTGGTGGCTGCACCCCGGCGCTCGCAGGAAGGTTCTGTCAGTCAGGAACCCCGGCGGGGCAAGGGTCAGGGCCGCGGGGCGAACCGCAGGCCCAGCGGGCGTGAACGGCACGACGAGAAGATCACGGTCTACGTCTCCGCCGAGGAGCTCATGGACCTGGAGCACGCGAGGCTGGTGCTCCGCGGGGAGCACGGCCTGGCGGTGGACCGCGGCCGCATCGTCCGCGAGGCGGTGGCGGTGGTCCTGGCGGACCTGGAGTCCCGCGGCGACGCGAGCATCCTGGTCCGCAGACTCCGCGGCCGCTGATCGCCTGACCGGCTGGCAGCTGACCGGCGGGCGCTGTTCCCGGCGGGGCGGCTGACCGGCGGGCCGGCGGGCGCTGGTCCCGGAGGGGCCTGCCCACGGTGCGCGGGGTGGCTGGGCGGCGGGCGTTGCCTGGCCGGTGGCCCGCGACGTTGCCCGGTGGTGGTGGCGGTGGTTTTGGCGGGCGGTGTCGGTGGAGTGCGGGGCGTGTCCCTGCGGTGCGCGTCCCGCCCCGCGGCTTCCGGCCCCGGGCCGGTCCCCGGGCGGGTCCGGGGGAGGTGGGCGGGGGGAGCGTGGCAGCCTTGGGGGTGGCCGCCGACCCCCTCCGTACCGCCTTGGACCGTGATGCCCCCTCCCGCCGATCCCGGCCGCCCCGCCCGCCGCAGTCTGGGTCGTGGGCCGGGTGCCCCGGCCGTGTCCGAGCCGCGAGACGCTCAGGTGCCCCCTGAGGGGCCCGTGGCCCCCGGGCCGGGTGAGGACCCCGGCCGGCCCCCCGCGACGGCTGACGGGCCCGCAGGGGCCCCGCAGGAGCCCGTGGAGGGCGGAGCGGGAGCGTCGGCAGGTGCCGACGGGCGGTTCACTTTGCGGCTCGCCAACTTCGAGGGGCCCTTCGATCTGCTGCTCCAGCTGATCTCCCGGCACAAGCTCGACGTCACCGAGGTCGCCCTCTCCAAGGTCACCGACGAGTTCATGGCGCACATCCGAGCCATGGGCCCCGACTGGGACCTCGACCAGACCACCGAGTTCCTCGTGGTCGCCGCCACCCTGCTCGATCTGAAGGCCGCCCGCCTGCTGCCCGCCGCCGAGGTGGAGGACGAGGCCGACCTCGCCCTGCTCGAGGCCCGCGACCTGCTCTTCGCCCGCCTGCTCCAGTACCGCGCGTACAAACGGATCGCCGAGATCTTCGAGCAGCGGGCCGAGGCCGAGGGCCGCCGCCACCCCCGTACCGTCGGCCTCGAGGACCACCACGCGGAGCTCCTCCCCGAGGTCGTCATCAGCATCGGCGCCGAGGGGTTCGCCCGGCTCGCGGTCAAGGCCATGCAGCCCAAGGCCAAGCCCCAGGTCTACGTCGACCACATCCACGCACCGCTCGTCAGCGTGCGCGAGCAGGCCGCCGTGGTGGTCGCGCTGCTCAAGGCGCGCGGCGAGGCCACCTTCCAGGAGCTCACCGAGGACGCCGACGACACCCTCACCGTCGTCGCGCGGTTCCTGGCCCTCCTGGAGCTCTACCGCGAGAAGGCGGTCGTCCTCGACCAGGAGGAGGCCCTGCGGACGCTCACCGTCCGCTGGAGCGGCGGGGACGGTGACGGAATGCCGACCGTCACCGACGAGTTCGACCAGGTCGTGGAGGCCAAAGAATGACCGGAACCACTCCGCCGCAGATCCCGCCGCTGCAGGCGCTCGCGCTGAAGCCGGCCCTGGAGGCCGTCCTCATGGTCGTGGACGAGCCCGCGACCGAGGCCCACCTCGCCAAGGTGCTGGACCGCACCCCGCGCGAGGTCGCGGACGCCCTGCGCGAGCTGGCGGACGAGTACACCGTCCAGGGGCGGGGCTTCGAGCTGCGGCTCGTGGCCGGCGGCTGGCGTTTCTACACCCGCGCGGAGTACTCCGACGCCGTCGAGCGCTTCGTGCTGGACGGCCAGCAGGCCCGGCTGACGCAGGCCGCACTGGAGACCCTGGCGGTCGTCGCGTACCGCCAGCCGGTGAGCCGCTCGCGGGTTTCGGCGGTCCGCGGAGTGAACTGCGACGGGGTCATGCGGACCCTGCTCCAGCGCGGTCTGGTGGCCGAGGCGGGCACGGAACCCGAAACAGGTGCGATCCTGTACAGGACGACGAACTACTTTCTGGAGCGGATGGGCCTGCGAGGCCTGGACGAGCTCCCGGAGCTCGCGCCCTTCCTCCCCGAGGCGGACGCGATCGAAGCTGAGACGCAAGAGGGTGTTCCGTCGTTCGATCCGGATGCACCGGATACCGATGAAGACGACAAGACGACGGAACTTTGATGCGAAGCAGCGGCAACGGCAACGGTGGCGGCAACAGGAACAGCGGCGGCGGTGGTGGCGGCGCGCGCGGTGGCTCCCGCGGCGGCAGCTCCAGCGGCGGCGGTGGTGGCTACCGCGGTAGCGGCTCCGGCGGTGGCAGCGGCTCGGGCGGTGGCTCCCGCGGTGGCAGCTCCGGCGGTGGCTACCAGGGCGGAGGCTCCCGTGGCGGCTACCAGGGCGGTGGCTCCCGCGGTGGCAGCTCCAGCGGTGGCGGTTACCAGGGCGGTGGCTCCCGCGGTGGCAGCTCCAGCGGTGGCGGTTACCAGGGCGGCGGCTCCCGCGGTGGCAGCTCCAGCGGTGGCGGTTACCAGGGCGGCGGCTCCCGCGGTGGCAGCTCCAGCGGTGGCGGTTACCAGGGCGCCGGCTCCGGCTCTCGCGACCGTGACCGCGAGCAGGCCCCCCGCATCCGCAACCCCCGCCCCGAGGAGCGTCGCTACGACGTAGGCCCCGAGGGCGAGCGCAACGGCCGCGGCGGCGCCAAGGCCGGCGGCGGCGGTGCCCGCGGCGCGGCCGACGGCAACCGCGGCGGTGCCCGCGGCGACGCGGCGCGCGGCGGCGCCAAGGGCGGCCCCAGGACCCCCGGCATCGGCGGGGCCGGCGGCCCGCGCCGCGGTCCCGGCAGCCGCAGCGGCCAGTCCCGCCCCCGCGAGCTGGACGCGCGGATCGAGGAGCGCGTGCGCGACCGGTACGCCGACAAGCCCGTGATCAAGACCCCGAAGACCTTCCCGGGTGCCGAGGAGGAGGGTGAGCG
The Streptomyces sp. NBC_01296 DNA segment above includes these coding regions:
- a CDS encoding segregation/condensation protein A, giving the protein MPPPADPGRPARRSLGRGPGAPAVSEPRDAQVPPEGPVAPGPGEDPGRPPATADGPAGAPQEPVEGGAGASAGADGRFTLRLANFEGPFDLLLQLISRHKLDVTEVALSKVTDEFMAHIRAMGPDWDLDQTTEFLVVAATLLDLKAARLLPAAEVEDEADLALLEARDLLFARLLQYRAYKRIAEIFEQRAEAEGRRHPRTVGLEDHHAELLPEVVISIGAEGFARLAVKAMQPKAKPQVYVDHIHAPLVSVREQAAVVVALLKARGEATFQELTEDADDTLTVVARFLALLELYREKAVVLDQEEALRTLTVRWSGGDGDGMPTVTDEFDQVVEAKE
- a CDS encoding tetratricopeptide repeat protein, giving the protein MCPPRSTRVVALRELRSQPEGRERSGSVTDFVGRRRELKELREDIARTGLDTLSGRKAKSPRARVLLVAGRPGSGRTALAEAFVREVAEDYPDGVIKVRLTAPGGESVATERAIRTLLEGLGEATPPGAAEDELSSALRTALAGRRMILLVDDAADPYQVDALLPDTPECLVVITAEGPLTGIPDVRPCTLGGLDTPSGVQLLAQRIGDTRIAVDPRAAEDLAEECGGQPAALALVGGWLAAHPKAAVSDVAKQLHDMPPGTSGPLGRGFRLVYESLPQPAQRTLRLLPLAPAGIVDSHTASALAGCSVAAAQSTLEDFVGLGLVRHAAGGLFLLPGCLAPLLRALLETKERAAEVQLARARMLERTVRLLHSCRVMAETDEGDVREKLDGLPRALRFPDRRAAATWLDTRLPALTAAAALAVADGGLDTLARRLVSALVRALAEHRGTAAAAPELYGLHRLVLDVAERRNLHREQAAALLNLADLDAETGRTQEALERYRAALDAGRAANDPYATGRAMESVGGAYQELADWHRAADWFGRALSQALARGERADEARLYGRLGNVHMYAGRYGDALRSWRTAAAGYRKLADVPGQAKALSEMARIQEYAGRPEESLHTCREAVELARKAGDLRLQAALQVRLADTLDRLGDPAAARLHRSAADRLLGDDPAACEIRSGSD
- the ald gene encoding alanine dehydrogenase, which gives rise to MKVGIPREVKNNEFRVAITPAGVHELVRNGHQVFIEQNAGVGSSITDAEYVAAGAEILGTADEVWATADLLLKVKEPIAEEYHRLRKDQTLFTYLHLAASRECTDALLESGTTAIAYETVELANRALPLLAPMSEVAGRLAPQVGAYHLMRSAGGRGVLPGGVPGTHAGECVVIGGGVSGWNAAQIAIGMGFHVTLLDRDINKLREADKIFGTKIKTIVSNAYELEKAVVEADLVIGAVLIPGAKAPKLVTNELVAKMKPGSVLVDIAIDQGGCFEDSRPTTHAEPTFQVHNSVFYCVANMPGAVPNTSTYALTNATLPYIVQLANLGWVEALRRDPALGLGLNTHDGQVVYGPVAEAHGLETLELSTLLG
- a CDS encoding ParA family protein — translated: MTTPRKSMDGLDVNSRAGDLSGEKPAGFADYENVPEGHFYDPDAEYEPDPEYAATLAPDAARQRRERIGPTGRPLPYFPIPGPLTDHGPAKIIAMCNQKGGVGKTTSTINLGAALAEYGRRVLLVDFDPQGALSVGLGVNPMELDLTVYNLLMERGMSADEVLLKTAVPNMDLLPSNIDLSAAEVQLVSEVARESTLQRALRPLMADYDYIVIDCQPSLGLLTVNALTAAHKVIVPLECEFFALRGVALLTETIEKVQERLNPDLELDGILATMYDSRTVHSREVLARVVEAFDDHVYHTVIGRTVRFPETTVAGEPITTYASNSVGAAAYRQLAREVLARCPAE
- a CDS encoding pseudouridine synthase — translated: MRSSGNGNGGGNRNSGGGGGGARGGSRGGSSSGGGGGYRGSGSGGGSGSGGGSRGGSSGGGYQGGGSRGGYQGGGSRGGSSSGGGYQGGGSRGGSSSGGGYQGGGSRGGSSSGGGYQGGGSRGGSSSGGGYQGAGSGSRDRDREQAPRIRNPRPEERRYDVGPEGERNGRGGAKAGGGGARGAADGNRGGARGDAARGGAKGGPRTPGIGGAGGPRRGPGSRSGQSRPRELDARIEERVRDRYADKPVIKTPKTFPGAEEEGERLQKVLARAGMGSRRACEELIEQARVEVNGEIVLEQGKRVQPKDEIKVDGLTVATQSYLFFALNKPAGVVSTMEDPDGRQCLGDYVTNRETRLFHVGRLDTETEGIILLTNHGELAHRLTHPKYGVKKTYVAAITGPLPRDIGKKLKDGIELEDGYARADHFRVVDQLGKNYLVEVTLHEGRKHIVRRMMAEAGFPVEKLVRTSFGPIELGDQKSGWLRRLTNTEVGMLMREVGL
- a CDS encoding NUDIX domain-containing protein, whose amino-acid sequence is MGIADAGESWEVIASRTPFEGAKTAVRSEQVSMPDGSVVRRDYQVHPGSVCVLALDDEGGVLVLRQYRHPVRHKLWELPAGLLDVPGENPLHAAQRELYEEAHVKAEDWRVLADFFASPGGSDEAIRIFLARGLSEAEGERYEVSEEEADMEIARVPLADLVRGVLEGRLGNPGLVTGALALSAALAAPGGLDALRPPQSPWPSRPYEA
- the scpB gene encoding SMC-Scp complex subunit ScpB, translated to MTGTTPPQIPPLQALALKPALEAVLMVVDEPATEAHLAKVLDRTPREVADALRELADEYTVQGRGFELRLVAGGWRFYTRAEYSDAVERFVLDGQQARLTQAALETLAVVAYRQPVSRSRVSAVRGVNCDGVMRTLLQRGLVAEAGTEPETGAILYRTTNYFLERMGLRGLDELPELAPFLPEADAIEAETQEGVPSFDPDAPDTDEDDKTTEL